Proteins encoded by one window of Cyprinus carpio isolate SPL01 chromosome B6, ASM1834038v1, whole genome shotgun sequence:
- the LOC109089047 gene encoding fidgetin-like isoform X2, with translation MSSNMISGVYGVTMQWSPEQSQWAEQHYDITSTTRSPGHKIEALRDPRLTGSTSAAAYQHSWANDDISALTASNLLKRYAERYSAILDLPCESGLMGYPDTAISVSVRGPGVVNNGPPLLNGRKVEAEPWLESVYPPLGCVPELLPKAPLSVTDMSVSACNSPVIGSGSLPEPCFSSISCNGQTGNQEYSSTPYSTPFLQPVGTYGGSLFHPTPSHASLVSTYNANTSPNLAAYSYPNTRYPSQAILPAGYSPPPPPSTYLPAGITPPNPLPAVAYSYPATSVSESDAPSASSLSKSYYPSTQSEIGVFEEFDFGGNSNSDSRSEGSPLYRPSGDEAVDKQNGFNRSADVTSSSFKPANHGDSLRSLETLTVAMSGRNNGTSGQHFPSTSSSVVTSHQHLCLDTNTP, from the coding sequence GCGTGACCATGCAGTGGAGCCCTGAGCAGTCCCAGTGGGCGGAGCAACACTATGACATCACCTCCACCACTCGTTCACCAGGGCATAAGATCGAAGCACTTAGGGATCCAAGGCTAACAGGTTCGACCTCAGCTGCAGCATATCAACATTCGTGGGCAAACGATGACATTTCAGCTCTGACCGCTTCTAACCTGCTCAAGAGGTATGCAGAGAGATATTCTGCCATTCTGGATCTACCCTGTGAGAGTGGACTTATGGGATATCCAGACACAGCCATTTCCGTTAGCGTTAGGGGACCTGGTGTTGTGAATAATGGGCCGCCCCTTCTTAATGGCCGGAAGGTGGAGGCAGAGCCTTGGCTGGAGAGTGTCTACCCTCCGTTAGGTTGCGTCCCTGAGCTTCTTCCCAAAGCACCACTCAGTGTGACGGATATGTCTGTCAGTGCGTGTAACTCACCGGTTATAGGCAGCGGGAGTCTTCCGGAGCCTTGTTTCTCCAGCATCAGTTGTAACGGTCAGACTGGGAATCAGGAGTACAGCAGCACTCCCTACAGCACTCCCTTCCTGCAGCCTGTAGGCACTTACGGTGGCTCTCTTTTCCACCCTACCCCTTCCCATGCCAGTCTGGTATCAACCTACAATGCTAACACCTCACCAAACCTAGCTGCATACAGTTACCCTAACACACGTTACCCCTCACAGGCCATTCTTCCTGCTGGCTACAGTCCTCCCCCTCCACCTTCAACGTACCTACCTGCAGGTATAACTCCTCCTAACCCTCTTCCAGCTGTGGCATACTCATACCCAGCCACCAGTGTCTCTGAAAGTGATGCCCCAAGTGCTAGCAGCCTTTCAAAATCATATTACCCATCAACTCAAAGCGAGATTGGAGTGTTTGAGGAGTTTGATTTTGGCGGCAACTCTAATTCAGACTCTAGGTCTGAAGGCAGCCCCCTATACAGACCTTCAGGAGACGAAGCGGTGGACAAGCAAAATGGGTTCAACCGATCGGCTGATGTAACATCTTCATCCTTCAAGCCAGCTAATCATGGAGACTCTTTAAGAAGCTTGGAGACTCTCACGGTAGCTATGAGCGGACGGAACAATGGTACATCCGGACAACACTTCCCATCTACCTCATCATCTGTTGTCACTTCTCATCAACATCTCTGCCTTGACACAAACACACCTTGA